One window of the Primulina eburnea isolate SZY01 chromosome 18, ASM2296580v1, whole genome shotgun sequence genome contains the following:
- the LOC140820230 gene encoding calmodulin-binding protein 60 A-like isoform X1: MGDDQWIYNMVEEKIKLERASIEEQWKLRETRMQETLRLERIELENRWKQFETGILTQAMRMLQDPIPVPNPKNMELLFLNKICQPISTGEEIKGMDSTFIELILLDSSTRAIVDAGPIASSSVEIVALENGADDPTAGEFEEKIVRVEGKLPLLVGNVCKLEGGRGVLRNVKFRHHATDVKPPVFRLGARVAEKFDGIIVKEAKTESFEVESYRRKYSKKIEFPNLESKIWELKNIQRRGKIHERLKTKGIDTVGKFLIQLLINHQELQNTVGLKGKKWEATVSHAKKCQSDRMYCYINSHENSSVVFDICGKLQGLCSEGQYAAANMLSENKKVYADKLLSYALEHWENVTPFDDLNSLQQHMAAIKASFKPSSSGTPGHRDANPDTGTSTMIGSSIDGKFLNPLLDHPGNLNAGVDTSVYNGWFGTDDLGYMVDSPLWADPYSDMDLGRILDDSDIGCVVYGYGMQQQEFVDDMNIIASMDETGIMLAESDVIASSSAVWRKYRMLFRCLSKWRKMSKFEANPAWKKQKICCKILV, from the exons ATGGGGGATGATCAGTGGATCTATAATATG GTGGAGGAAAAGATCAAATTGGAAAGGGCAAGTATAGAAGAACAATGGAAGTTGAGAGAAACAAGGATGCAAGAAACATTGAGATTGGAAAGGATTGAGCTCGAAAATCGATGGAAACAATTTGAGACTGGGATTTTAACACAAGCCATGAG GATGCTTCAGGATCCGATTCCAGTACCCAATCCGAAAAACATGGAGCTCCTGTTCTTGAACAAGATTTGTCAGCCGATCTCCACAggtgaagaaataaaaggaatggaCTCCACTTTTATTGAACTGATTCTACTTGATAGCAGCACTCGGGCCATAGTCGATGCTGGACCCATAGCATCTTCAAGTGTTGAAATAGTTGCACTCGAAAATGGAGCCGATGATCCGACAGCAGGAGAATTCGAAGAAAAAATTGTGAGAGTGGAAGGGAAGTTGCCTCTTCTTGTAGGAAATGTGTGCAAACTAGAAGGTGGCAGAGGTGTTTTGAGGAATGTCAAGTTCAGACATCATGCGACCGATGTGAAGCCACCGGTGTTCCGATTAGGGGCAAGAGTTGCTGAAAAATTTGATGGGATCATTGTGAAAGAAGCCAAGACTGAATCTTTTGAAGTCGAGAGTTATCGCAGAAAAT ATTCCAAGAAAATTGAGTTCCCAAATCTGGAGTCTAAGATTTGGGAACTGAAAAACATACAAAGACGTGGTAAGATACATGAGCGCCTGAAAACCAAAGGAATCGATACCGTCGGGAAATTTCTGATCCAGCTCCTGATAAATCATCAAGAACTGCAAAAT ACTGTTGGTCTGAAGGGAAAGAAGTGGGAAGCCACTGTGAGCCATGCTAAGAAATGCCAGAGTGACAGGATGTACTGTTACATAAATTCCCACGAAAATTCCTCCGTAGTTTTTGACATTTGCGGGAAGTTGCAAGGACTGTGTTCAGAAGGCCAGTATGCTGCTGCGAATATGTTGTCTGAAAACAAGAAG GTTTATGCTGACAAGTTATTGTCATATGCTCTTGAACACTGGGAAAATGTCACCCCTTTTGATGATCTGAATTCTCTTCAACAGCACATGGCCGCCATAAAAGCCTCTTTCAAGCCGTCGAGTTCTGGCACTCCTGGCCATCGCGATGCAAATCCTGATACTGGAACTAGTACAATGATCGGTTCTTCCATCGACGGAAAATTTCTGAATCCACTGCTCGATCATCCCGGAAATCTCAATGCAGGTGTAGATACATCAGTATATAATGGCTGGTTCGGTACAGATGATCTGGGCTACATGGTTGATTCACCCTTGTGGGCTGACCCATATTCTGATATGGATCTTGGCAGGATACTAGACGATTCAGATATCGGATGTGTAGTTTATGGTTATGGGATGCAGCAACAAGAATTCGTAGATGACATGAATATTATTGCAAGTATGGATGAAACTGGGATTATGTTAGCCGAGTCCGATGTTATTGCTAGTTCTTCTGCAGTTTGGAGGAAGTACAGGATGCTGTTTCGCTGCTTATCCAAATGGCGAAAAATGTCAAAATTTGAAGCTAATCCAGCCTGGAAGAAGCAGAAAATTTGTTGCAAAATTCTGGTTTAG
- the LOC140820230 gene encoding calmodulin-binding protein 60 A-like isoform X2 yields MGDEQWIYNMVEEKIKLERASIEEQWKLRETRMQETLRLERIELENRWKQFETGILTQAMRMLQDPIPVPNPKNMELLFLNKICQPISTGEEIKGMDSTFIELILLDSSTRAIVDAGPIASSSVEIVALENGADDPTAGEFEEKIVRVEGKLPLLVGNVCKLEGGRGVLRNVKFRHHATDVKPPVFRLGARVAEKFDGIIVKEAKTESFEVESYRRKYSKKIEFPNLESKIWELKNIQRRGKIHERLKTKGIDTVGKFLIQLLINHQELQNTVGLKGKKWEATVSHAKKCQSDRMYCYINSHENSSVVFDICGKLQGLCSEGQYAAANMLSENKKVYADKLLSYALEHWENVTPFDDLNSLQQHMAAIKASFKPSSSGTPGHRDANPDTGTSTMIGSSIDGKFLNPLLDHPGNLNAGVDTSVYNGWFGTDDLGYMVDSPLWADPYSDMDLGRILDDSDIGCVVYGYGMQQQEFVDDMNIIASMDETGIMLAESDVIASSSAVWRKYRMLFRCLSKWRKMSKFEANPAWKKQKICCKILV; encoded by the exons ATGGGGGATGAACAGTGGATCTATAATATG GTGGAGGAAAAGATCAAATTGGAAAGGGCAAGTATAGAAGAACAATGGAAGTTGAGAGAAACAAGGATGCAAGAAACATTGAGATTGGAAAGGATTGAGCTCGAAAATCGATGGAAACAATTTGAGACTGGGATTTTAACACAAGCCATGAG GATGCTTCAGGATCCGATTCCAGTACCCAATCCGAAAAACATGGAGCTCCTGTTCTTGAACAAGATTTGTCAGCCGATCTCCACAggtgaagaaataaaaggaatggaCTCCACTTTTATTGAACTGATTCTACTTGATAGCAGCACTCGGGCCATAGTCGATGCTGGACCCATAGCATCTTCAAGTGTTGAAATAGTTGCACTCGAAAATGGAGCCGATGATCCGACAGCAGGAGAATTCGAAGAAAAAATTGTGAGAGTGGAAGGGAAGTTGCCTCTTCTTGTAGGAAATGTGTGCAAACTAGAAGGTGGCAGAGGTGTTTTGAGGAATGTCAAGTTCAGACATCATGCGACCGATGTGAAGCCACCGGTGTTCCGATTAGGGGCAAGAGTTGCTGAAAAATTTGATGGGATCATTGTGAAAGAAGCCAAGACTGAATCTTTTGAAGTCGAGAGTTATCGCAGAAAAT ATTCCAAGAAAATTGAGTTCCCAAATCTGGAGTCTAAGATTTGGGAACTGAAAAACATACAAAGACGTGGTAAGATACATGAGCGCCTGAAAACCAAAGGAATCGATACCGTCGGGAAATTTCTGATCCAGCTCCTGATAAATCATCAAGAACTGCAAAAT ACTGTTGGTCTGAAGGGAAAGAAGTGGGAAGCCACTGTGAGCCATGCTAAGAAATGCCAGAGTGACAGGATGTACTGTTACATAAATTCCCACGAAAATTCCTCCGTAGTTTTTGACATTTGCGGGAAGTTGCAAGGACTGTGTTCAGAAGGCCAGTATGCTGCTGCGAATATGTTGTCTGAAAACAAGAAG GTTTATGCTGACAAGTTATTGTCATATGCTCTTGAACACTGGGAAAATGTCACCCCTTTTGATGATCTGAATTCTCTTCAACAGCACATGGCCGCCATAAAAGCCTCTTTCAAGCCGTCGAGTTCTGGCACTCCTGGCCATCGCGATGCAAATCCTGATACTGGAACTAGTACAATGATCGGTTCTTCCATCGACGGAAAATTTCTGAATCCACTGCTCGATCATCCCGGAAATCTCAATGCAGGTGTAGATACATCAGTATATAATGGCTGGTTCGGTACAGATGATCTGGGCTACATGGTTGATTCACCCTTGTGGGCTGACCCATATTCTGATATGGATCTTGGCAGGATACTAGACGATTCAGATATCGGATGTGTAGTTTATGGTTATGGGATGCAGCAACAAGAATTCGTAGATGACATGAATATTATTGCAAGTATGGATGAAACTGGGATTATGTTAGCCGAGTCCGATGTTATTGCTAGTTCTTCTGCAGTTTGGAGGAAGTACAGGATGCTGTTTCGCTGCTTATCCAAATGGCGAAAAATGTCAAAATTTGAAGCTAATCCAGCCTGGAAGAAGCAGAAAATTTGTTGCAAAATTCTGGTTTAG
- the LOC140820230 gene encoding calmodulin-binding protein 60 A-like isoform X3 produces MQETLRLERIELENRWKQFETGILTQAMRMLQDPIPVPNPKNMELLFLNKICQPISTGEEIKGMDSTFIELILLDSSTRAIVDAGPIASSSVEIVALENGADDPTAGEFEEKIVRVEGKLPLLVGNVCKLEGGRGVLRNVKFRHHATDVKPPVFRLGARVAEKFDGIIVKEAKTESFEVESYRRKYSKKIEFPNLESKIWELKNIQRRGKIHERLKTKGIDTVGKFLIQLLINHQELQNTVGLKGKKWEATVSHAKKCQSDRMYCYINSHENSSVVFDICGKLQGLCSEGQYAAANMLSENKKVYADKLLSYALEHWENVTPFDDLNSLQQHMAAIKASFKPSSSGTPGHRDANPDTGTSTMIGSSIDGKFLNPLLDHPGNLNAGVDTSVYNGWFGTDDLGYMVDSPLWADPYSDMDLGRILDDSDIGCVVYGYGMQQQEFVDDMNIIASMDETGIMLAESDVIASSSAVWRKYRMLFRCLSKWRKMSKFEANPAWKKQKICCKILV; encoded by the exons ATGCAAGAAACATTGAGATTGGAAAGGATTGAGCTCGAAAATCGATGGAAACAATTTGAGACTGGGATTTTAACACAAGCCATGAG GATGCTTCAGGATCCGATTCCAGTACCCAATCCGAAAAACATGGAGCTCCTGTTCTTGAACAAGATTTGTCAGCCGATCTCCACAggtgaagaaataaaaggaatggaCTCCACTTTTATTGAACTGATTCTACTTGATAGCAGCACTCGGGCCATAGTCGATGCTGGACCCATAGCATCTTCAAGTGTTGAAATAGTTGCACTCGAAAATGGAGCCGATGATCCGACAGCAGGAGAATTCGAAGAAAAAATTGTGAGAGTGGAAGGGAAGTTGCCTCTTCTTGTAGGAAATGTGTGCAAACTAGAAGGTGGCAGAGGTGTTTTGAGGAATGTCAAGTTCAGACATCATGCGACCGATGTGAAGCCACCGGTGTTCCGATTAGGGGCAAGAGTTGCTGAAAAATTTGATGGGATCATTGTGAAAGAAGCCAAGACTGAATCTTTTGAAGTCGAGAGTTATCGCAGAAAAT ATTCCAAGAAAATTGAGTTCCCAAATCTGGAGTCTAAGATTTGGGAACTGAAAAACATACAAAGACGTGGTAAGATACATGAGCGCCTGAAAACCAAAGGAATCGATACCGTCGGGAAATTTCTGATCCAGCTCCTGATAAATCATCAAGAACTGCAAAAT ACTGTTGGTCTGAAGGGAAAGAAGTGGGAAGCCACTGTGAGCCATGCTAAGAAATGCCAGAGTGACAGGATGTACTGTTACATAAATTCCCACGAAAATTCCTCCGTAGTTTTTGACATTTGCGGGAAGTTGCAAGGACTGTGTTCAGAAGGCCAGTATGCTGCTGCGAATATGTTGTCTGAAAACAAGAAG GTTTATGCTGACAAGTTATTGTCATATGCTCTTGAACACTGGGAAAATGTCACCCCTTTTGATGATCTGAATTCTCTTCAACAGCACATGGCCGCCATAAAAGCCTCTTTCAAGCCGTCGAGTTCTGGCACTCCTGGCCATCGCGATGCAAATCCTGATACTGGAACTAGTACAATGATCGGTTCTTCCATCGACGGAAAATTTCTGAATCCACTGCTCGATCATCCCGGAAATCTCAATGCAGGTGTAGATACATCAGTATATAATGGCTGGTTCGGTACAGATGATCTGGGCTACATGGTTGATTCACCCTTGTGGGCTGACCCATATTCTGATATGGATCTTGGCAGGATACTAGACGATTCAGATATCGGATGTGTAGTTTATGGTTATGGGATGCAGCAACAAGAATTCGTAGATGACATGAATATTATTGCAAGTATGGATGAAACTGGGATTATGTTAGCCGAGTCCGATGTTATTGCTAGTTCTTCTGCAGTTTGGAGGAAGTACAGGATGCTGTTTCGCTGCTTATCCAAATGGCGAAAAATGTCAAAATTTGAAGCTAATCCAGCCTGGAAGAAGCAGAAAATTTGTTGCAAAATTCTGGTTTAG
- the LOC140820230 gene encoding calmodulin-binding protein 60 D-like isoform X4: MGDDQWIYNMVEEKIKLERASIEEQWKLRETRMQETLRLERIELENRWKQFETGILTQAMRMLQDPIPVPNPKNMELLFLNKICQPISTGEEIKGMDSTFIELILLDSSTRAIVDAGPIASSSVEIVALENGADDPTAGEFEEKIVRVEGKLPLLVGNVCKLEGGRGVLRNVKFRHHATDVKPPVFRLGARVAEKFDGIIVKEAKTESFEVESYRRKYSKKIEFPNLESKIWELKNIQRRGKIHERLKTKGIDTVGKFLIQLLINHQELQNTVGLKGKKWEATVSHAKKCQSDRMYCYINSHENSSVVFDICGKLQGLCSEGQYAAANMLSENKKVYADKLLSYALEHWENVTPFDDLNSLQQHMAAIKASFKPSSSGTPGHRDANPDTGTSTMIGSSIDGKFLNPLLDHPGNLNAGY; the protein is encoded by the exons ATGGGGGATGATCAGTGGATCTATAATATG GTGGAGGAAAAGATCAAATTGGAAAGGGCAAGTATAGAAGAACAATGGAAGTTGAGAGAAACAAGGATGCAAGAAACATTGAGATTGGAAAGGATTGAGCTCGAAAATCGATGGAAACAATTTGAGACTGGGATTTTAACACAAGCCATGAG GATGCTTCAGGATCCGATTCCAGTACCCAATCCGAAAAACATGGAGCTCCTGTTCTTGAACAAGATTTGTCAGCCGATCTCCACAggtgaagaaataaaaggaatggaCTCCACTTTTATTGAACTGATTCTACTTGATAGCAGCACTCGGGCCATAGTCGATGCTGGACCCATAGCATCTTCAAGTGTTGAAATAGTTGCACTCGAAAATGGAGCCGATGATCCGACAGCAGGAGAATTCGAAGAAAAAATTGTGAGAGTGGAAGGGAAGTTGCCTCTTCTTGTAGGAAATGTGTGCAAACTAGAAGGTGGCAGAGGTGTTTTGAGGAATGTCAAGTTCAGACATCATGCGACCGATGTGAAGCCACCGGTGTTCCGATTAGGGGCAAGAGTTGCTGAAAAATTTGATGGGATCATTGTGAAAGAAGCCAAGACTGAATCTTTTGAAGTCGAGAGTTATCGCAGAAAAT ATTCCAAGAAAATTGAGTTCCCAAATCTGGAGTCTAAGATTTGGGAACTGAAAAACATACAAAGACGTGGTAAGATACATGAGCGCCTGAAAACCAAAGGAATCGATACCGTCGGGAAATTTCTGATCCAGCTCCTGATAAATCATCAAGAACTGCAAAAT ACTGTTGGTCTGAAGGGAAAGAAGTGGGAAGCCACTGTGAGCCATGCTAAGAAATGCCAGAGTGACAGGATGTACTGTTACATAAATTCCCACGAAAATTCCTCCGTAGTTTTTGACATTTGCGGGAAGTTGCAAGGACTGTGTTCAGAAGGCCAGTATGCTGCTGCGAATATGTTGTCTGAAAACAAGAAG GTTTATGCTGACAAGTTATTGTCATATGCTCTTGAACACTGGGAAAATGTCACCCCTTTTGATGATCTGAATTCTCTTCAACAGCACATGGCCGCCATAAAAGCCTCTTTCAAGCCGTCGAGTTCTGGCACTCCTGGCCATCGCGATGCAAATCCTGATACTGGAACTAGTACAATGATCGGTTCTTCCATCGACGGAAAATTTCTGAATCCACTGCTCGATCATCCCGGAAATCTCAATGCAG GATACTAG
- the LOC140820232 gene encoding uncharacterized protein: protein MATQVVLALLSLFCLSKVSSAFKLHQETSPMIQKMLSKGERRLLYKTDLPSYFKDVIVPPPLEPTPAPAPSPTTIHCDELCKTRCSLNSRPNLCTRACGTCCARCNCVPPGTFGNREMCGTCYTDMTTHHNKTKCP from the exons ATGGCTACACAAGTGGTTCTTGCTCTACTTTCTCTTTTCTGCCTTTCTAAG GTATCCTCTGCTTTCAAGTTGCATCAAGAAACAAGCCCTATGATCCAG AAGATGCTAAGCAAAGGAGAGAGGAGACTGCTGTATAAAACAG acCTCCCGAGCTATTTCAAGGACGTCATTGTTCCTCCTCCTCTCGAGCCAACTCCTGCTCCTGCTCCGAGTCCTACCACGATCCATTGTGACGAGCTATGCAAAACAAGATGTAGCCTTAACTCGAGGCCAAATTTGTGCACAAGGGCTTGTGGAACATGTTGTGCGAGGTGCAACTGCGTGCCCCCGGGGACTTTTGGCAATAGGGAGATGTGTGGGACTTGTTACACTGACATGACTACCCATCACAACAAGACCAAGTGCCCTTAA
- the LOC140820245 gene encoding uncharacterized protein — translation MADIVKQILAKPIQLADEVIKWSDGASSFRQDCLEIKAKTEKLAGLLRQAARASSDLYERPTRRIIDDTEQVLDKALTLVFKCRANGFRRIFTIIPAAAFRKISQQLENSIGDVSWLLRVSTPADDRDDEYLGLPPIAANEPILCLIWEQIAILCSGSLEERADAAASLVSLARDNDRYGKLIVEEGGVPPLLKLAKEGRQEGQENAARAIGLLGRDPESVEHIVNSGVCQVFAKILKEGHMSVQVVVAWAVSELAAHHPKCQDHFAQNNTIRLLVSHLAFETIQEHSKYLISKQNMSIHTVVLANSNSNTTKNDDGSSIRHEDEDKQFQSQIMHPMGNESPSHMHNLVTNTVAMKSSMNLKGKATQHSHESNTKPTHKNSKTNHQQHKHHFALTGNSIKGREFEDPATKAEMKAMAARALRHLCAGNITICRSITESRALLCFAVLLEKGPEEVQYNSAMALMEITAVAERDAELRRSAFKPTTPAAKAVVDQFLRIIEKADSELLIPSIRSIGNLARTFRATETRFIAPLVKLLDDREPEVTSEAAIALNKFASSDNFLHVNHSKAIISASGTKHLIPLIYFGEQMVQVPSFVLLCYLALHVPDSETLAQDDVLIVLEWATKQANLMQDKEIETLAYEGKKRLELYQSRGSKGYH, via the coding sequence ATGGCGGACATTGTGAAACAAATCCTCGCGAAGCCGATACAGTTGGCGGACGAGGTGATAAAATGGTCCGACGGCGCCAGCTCCTTTCGCCAAGATTGCCTGGAAATCAAGGCCAAGACCGAGAAGCTCGCAGGCCTCCTCCGGCAGGCAGCGCGAGCCAGCAGCGACCTCTACGAGCGCCCCACGCGCCGCATCATCGATGACACCGAGCAAGTCCTCGACAAGGCCCTGACCCTGGTTTTCAAGTGCCGTGCCAATGGCTTCAGACGCATCTTCACCATCATTCCTGCAGCTGCCTTCAGAAAAATCTCCCAACAGCTCGAAAACTCGATCGGGGATGTCTCGTGGCTGCTTCGTGTATCGACCCCGGCTGATGATCGCGATGATGAGTATCTTGGACTCCCGCCTATTGCTGCGAATGAGCCAATTTTATGCTTGATATGGGAACAAATTGCGATCTTGTGCTCGGGTAGTTTGGAGGAACGTGCGGATGCTGCTGCGTCGCTCGTATCATTGGCAAGGGATAATGATCGGTATGGAAAATTGATCGTTGAGGAAGGAGGCGTACCTCCATTGCTGAAATTGGCTAAGGAAGGGAGACAAGAAGGGCAAGAAAATGCAGCTAGAGCCATAGGGTtgctcggaagggatccggaAAGCGTCGAACACATTGTGAATTCAGGAGTTTGTCAAGTGTTTGCGAAAATCCTCAAAGAAGGACATATGAGTGTTCAGGTTGTGGTTGCTTGGGCTGTCTCTGAGTTGGCCGCACATCATCCCAAATGCCAGGATCATTTCGCGCAGAACAACACAATTCGATTGCTGGTTAGTCATCTTGCCTTTGAAACGATTCAAGAACATAGCAAGTATCTCATAAGTAAGCAAAATATGTCGATTCACACGGTTGTGCTGGCGAATTCCAACTCAAACACAACCAAGAATGATGATGGTAGTAGCATTAGGCATGAAGACGAGGACAAGCAGTTTCAAAGCCAGATTATGCACCCGATGGGGAATGAAAGCCCCAGTCATATGCACAATCTGGTTACAAACACAGTTGCCATGAAATCGAGCATGAACCTCAAAGGCAAGGCCACCCAGCATTCTCACGAAAGCAACACGAAACCTACCCACAAAAACTCGAAAACTAACCATCAACAACACAAGCACCATTTTGCCTTGACTGGAAACAGCATCAAGGGAAGGGAATTCGAAGATCCTGCAACAAAGGCAGAGATGAAGGCCATGGCAGCTAGAGCTCTACGCCACCTCTGTGCCGGTAATATAACCATCTGTCGGAGCATAACTGAATCAAGAGCCCTTCTATGCTTTGCTGTTTTATTGGAGAAAGGGCCTGAAGAAGTTCAATACAATTCAGCAATGGCACTAATGGAGATCACAGCAGTAGCCGAACGAGACGCTGAACTGAGGCGCTCTGCCTTTAAACCTACCACACCTGCTGCCAAAGCTGTCGTGGACCAGTTCCTAAGAATCATCGAAAAAGCAGACTCGGAACTCCTCATTCCCAGCATTAGGTCCATAGGAAACTTGGCAAGAACTTTTCGTGCAACAGAGACAAGATTCATCGCCCCATTAGTAAAGTTGCTGGATGATAGGGAGCCTGAAGTGACAAGTGAGGCGGCTATAGCCCTTAACAAATTCGCCTCAAGCGACAACTTCCTGCATGTTAATCACTCCAAGGCCATAATCAGTGCATCTGGAACTAAACATCTGATCCCATTGATCTACTTCGGCGAGCAAATGGTGCAGGTCCCTTCCTTCGTATTGCTCTGTTACCTCGCATTGCATGTCCCTGATAGCGAGACGTTGGCTCAGGATGACGTGCTGATCGTGCTGGAATGGGCTACAAAGCAAGCCAATCTAATGCAAGACAAAGAAATCGAAACCTTGGCATATGAAGGGAAGAAGAGGTTGGAACTCTACCAGTCTAGAGGATCAAAGGGTTACCATTGA